The Artemia franciscana unplaced genomic scaffold, ASM3288406v1 Scaffold_5058, whole genome shotgun sequence sequence TTTTTGCATCGACTATTAGACCCAGAATTTTGAGTAGGAAATTCCACCTTGTTTCAGCGCAAGATACGGAATAAAACCAAGTGGGGATGCCTAGCATTCGTATCATAGCAAACAAATCTTTCTTGGCTGCTTGCCAATATGCAGGCGTTGTTCTAAcgcttttgaaagttttgtaaCCTTCGTCTAAGTTCACAAGTTTCTGGACAAAGGTGTCATTGTGAAAATCTCCAGCCTTTAAATGATTGTTCCCAATACATTTGCGAAGCACAATCTGGCTCTTTTGTTGAATttctcttatcatttttttttttttgcttgtacgAATATATATTCCGTGTGTTGTCTAAAGCGAGAATCTATGTTGAGTATTTCCCATTTTACGAATTCCGCTTCGGTTACTCGTATTTTGGATGGTTTACATTTTGGTTGTCCGCCATATAAGGTAGGGAAAAAAGCTTATCTCGCAGTCTTTGTCAAAGAAAAGACCTTGAGCTCTACTTTGTGATCCTGGCGCTACGCATATTTTATCGATGAGATCTCTGGCGTCAGGGATTAACAATGTATCAAAATTTCCTATCATTTCTGGAGAGTCTTCGACTTCTTCCCACGAAGAAGCATTCAGGTCGGACGGAACTTCTTCAGTATTTTGGGGGTTATTTAAAGTTTGTGATGTTTGAGATCTTTCGTTTGTGTTCTCTATTGTTTGGTGAACCGGTAAGCGTAGAGATTCGTTCGGTGATGTTGACCTTGAAGAGCTTAAAGAAGTCTCTTCCTGTGATATCTGTTGGTCATCAGACAGAACAGATTCAAACTCGTTTACTGATATTGATATATTCCGTTCTTTGTAGAGATCACTTGTTGAGCACAGATGATTTAATGCCTGTAAAAGCTTTTGTGGTCTGATATTTCCGTGTCGATAGTCGTGATTATATGCTAAATTTCGTTTGAGTGAAACGAATATTGTTTGACAATTAGCAGTTGTCCTCGGAAGAGCTGAGGTGGTACCTGTGATGTTTGCAGGAACATTTACAATGTTTCTTCTCAATCCCTGTTGTCTCCACGAGGGAGGGATCTAATTTGCATAAATGGGATATTTAAGGCAATTAATCTTTCTTCCATTGAATTAAGAGTTGATATTACAGGATCGATAGTAGGAATGGCCATTCCATTTGGAACTGATAATGGGGGaatcttatttctttttatatactttGCACAGGTGAGGCACACCCATGTATTCTCGTTTATTTCTCCCAATGCCATTACGTCTAGAGAAATGTTCTCTTtagaatatgatattttttgaagaataggTAATAGCTTCGTTGTGTTGACACGATAGCAGAGTTTCGTACAAGACTTGCAGACAAAAGTTGGGCCAGACTCTTTGACTGTgaggaattttttaatttgttcgtCCCTTTGCAAAGTTTTGTTGGCTCGCTTTTGTAGTTTATCAATAATCTTTTCAGATCGTCGGAAGTTCTCGTTACTAGGCTTAGCTGCCATCCAATTAGTATctgcttgtctttttttttgtctgatttcCATTTCTTGACGTTTTCGTTCCTTTTCTATCCtgtctgtttctttttccttttgacGAAATTCTACATCTTGACGTTTTCGTTCCTTTTCTATcctgtttgtttatttttcttttgacgaAATTCTACATCTTGACGTTTTCGTTCCTTTTCTATCCTGTcggtttcattttccttttgaCGAAATTCTACATCTTGACGTTTTCGTTCCTTTTCTATCAtgtctgtttctttttccttttgacaaaattctacatcttgacgtttttttctttttcagctctATCTGCTCGTCTTTTATTTTGTCTGATTTCCGTTTCTTGACGTTTTCGTTCCTTTTCTATCCtgtctgtttctttttccttttgacGAAATTCTACATCTTGACGTTTTCGTTCCTTTTCTATCCtgtctgtttctttttccttttgacgaaattctacatcttgacgttttttctctttttcagctcTATCTGCTCgtcttttattttgtcttatttcCGTTTCTTGACGTTTTCGTTCCTTTTCTATCCtgtctgtttctttttccttttgacGAAATTCTACATCTTGACGTTTTCGTTCCTTTTCTATCCtgtctgtttctttttccttttgacgaaattctacatcttgacgttttttctctttttcagctcTATCTGCTCGTCTTTTATTTTGTCTGATTTCCGTTTCTTGACGTTTCGTTCCTTTTCTATCctgtctgtttcttttttcttttgacgAAATTCTACATCTTGACGTTTTCGTTCCTTTTCCATCctgtctgtttctttttaacgaaattctatatcttggcgttttttctctttttcagctctatcttcttgtcttttcttttctctgaCCGTCTCATTTAGCCTATTTAGTTGTTTCTGAATGTTTTCGGGATTGATGTGAGTCATTgatgattttttcttcagtaatAGGAGATAAACGTTTTGGGAATATTTTTCGGGATCAATAGTAATTCGTTTTCGCATCTGATCGTCATAAAGAATCCATTTGTGCATAGTGCATCGTCTAATGTAATCATAATGGCCCGAGTTAGCTGAAGCACCGATGTGAGAAACAGATCCCACTACTGTGTAAGAAGTGTCACCGATTTCGACTGAGCGTTCATTAATCTTGTAAAGACGAGTATCAATTTTTACTACAGAATTACTTTGTCTGTCGAAAGAGTAACGATTCAGGGATAGGATTAGATAATCATTATTGTTTTCAATTACTTCTGTTTTTTGAAGCGATCCTTGTGTGTTACAGGAAGAGCAAATACTATCGAAAAGATTCTCTTGCTGAAAATGTTCTGTGATACATTCATTTAAGCTAGTAGTTCGCTTTTGAGGAATATTAATCAACAAAATTCCAGAATGAGTCTTTTTATCAGATTTCAACTCGTTGCATGTTACGCAGCTTATCTTGGTTTCGACGTTGAAGTCGAATAAACTTCTCATATTAGACGTTTCGGGTAGAGCATTGACCAAACAAATCAGAAATTCACTTGCATCTTGCTGTCGTTGTTCTCCAAACAttcttatttgaatatttttggtcaaCAAGTGCTTAGAAGTAACGCTGGTATCAGAGTCTTTGTTGCAATTCGAATATGCGTAACACATTTTTTGTAGCTCGAGTTCCAGGGAATTTGAGAAGCTCCCAGCCATTAAACTGTTCCGAAAGATGTCTGAAGTGATTAAAAGGTTATAAATCGAATTTGCATAGCAGGAAAcagaatcagaatttttcaaatttcttaaaGGCAATACGAAGCCCGAGGTATTAGTATTATCTTCAACACTACTTGAGTTTCGTACATTTTCCTCGGACATACTTCAATCAGGTGTTGTGTCGAAGCTTATATTTTCGAATTTGGTtggttttatcgtttttttagtttactcTTTTGAATCTAGTTTTGTTGGTAGACGATTTTGtgaatttactttatttcttgCTTTATTCTATGCTTGTTTTTCGCTTAATTTCTTTCAGTACTtataatttgttaattttttcgaCTTCGTAATAAGAGTTAGTATTCGGGTTAGTATTCGATTTCTTATTCGTATTCgagtttctattcgttttcaaATTCGTATTCGTTTTCGAGTTAGTATTCGTTTTCGTATTCGTTTTCGATTTcgtatttttcaatgttgtagaTCGGATCGAGGTGAGCCTCCTGTTGCACCAGTGCCGAGTAGAATCGGCTACACCAGTGCCGAGTAGAAGCGGCTACACCAGTGCCGAGTAGAAGTGGCTGCACCAGTGCCAAGTAGAAAGCAACTTTACCAGTATCAAGCAGAACCGACTGCACTAGAGGATGGAGCAAGCTTTGTTTTGCTAAGTAAAGTGAATTGTCCACGAAGAGAACAATTGAAAATTGGGTTTCTCTGATAAGAAATAAACTATATACAGGGTGGGCCGAAAGTCACTGAcccatttcaattttaaataacttttttattttaacagttaCATACATGAAATTTTACTATCATAAAGTCAATGTGATGTAAATTGATTTTGTATCACGTACGTATACCGTACGTTGTACG is a genomic window containing:
- the LOC136043368 gene encoding inner centromere protein A-like, with amino-acid sequence MSEENVRNSSSVEDNTNTSGFVLPLRNLKNSDSVSCYANSIYNLLITSDIFRNSLMAGSFSNSLELELQKMCYAYSNCNKDSDTSVTSKHLLTKNIQIRMFGEQRQQDASEFLICLVNALPETSNMRSLFDFNVETKISCVTCNELKSDKKTHSGILLINIPQKRTTSLNECITEHFQQENLFDSICSSCNTQGSLQKTEVIENNNDYLILSLNRYSFDRQSNSVVKIDTRLYKINERSVEIGDTSYTVVGSVSHIGASANSGHYDYIRRCTMHKWILYDDQMRKRITIDPEKYSQNVYLLLLKKKSSMTHINPENIQKQLNRLNETVREKKRQEDRAEKEKKRQDIEFQKRNRQDRKGTKRQETEIRQNKRRADRAEKEKKRQDVEFRQKEKETDRIEKERKRQDVEFRQKEKETDRIEKERKRQETEIRQNKRRADRAEKEKKRQDVEFRQKEKETDRIEKERKRQDVEFRQKEKETDRIEKERKRQETEIRQNKRRADRAEKEKNVKM